Proteins found in one Triticum urartu cultivar G1812 chromosome 4, Tu2.1, whole genome shotgun sequence genomic segment:
- the LOC125552484 gene encoding heat shock 70 kDa protein 8, producing MAEQFYTVASDSETTGDDKAQQSFPDVAIGIDIGTSRCSVAIWNGHQVELLKNTRSQKGMRSYVMFKDDTLSAGVTGGATKEHAHEERDILSGSAIFNMKRLIGRMDTDEVVQASKTLPFLVQTLGIGVRPFIAALVNNMWRSTTPEEVLAIFLLELKALVEMHLKHPVRNAVLTIPVAFSRFQQTRIERACAMAGLHVLRLMPEPTAVALLYAQQQQQLMQDNMGSGIEKIALIFNIGAGYCDVAVSATAGGVSQIRALAGCTVGGEDILQNVMRHLLPDYDSLCDNAGPTTDRIKSMGLLRMATQDAIHKLASQESTEINADLGNGLKVSKLLSRAEFEQVNQAIFEKCERIIKQCLSDAKLTPEDINDVILVGGCSRIPKIRSLVLGLCKKGDSYGSIDDLEAAVSGAALEGAIASGVTDPSGSLDLLTIQATPMNLGIRADGDGFAAIIPRNTAVPARRDMLFTTTQDNQAEALIAVYEGEGEQAEENHLLGYFKITGIPPAPKGAVEISVCMDIDAGNVLRVFAGVVKPQGEATPPFMEVRMPTLDDGHGWCGQALAKMYGSKLDLAVLPKKLHP from the coding sequence AAGCACAACAATCATTCCCTGATGTTGCTATCGGCATTGATATTGGCACTTCAAGATGCAGTGTTGCAATTTGGAATGGTCATCAAGTGGAGCTGCTGAAAAACACCCGTAGCCAGAAAGGGATGAGGTCATATGTCATGTTCAAAGATGACACCCTTTCAGCGGGTGTTACTGGAGGAGCAACCAAGGAGCACGCACACGAGGAAAGAGATATCTTGTCAGGAAGTGCAATATTTAACATGAAGCGTTTAATCGGGAGAATGGACACAGATGAAGTGGTTCAAGCTAGCAAGACTCTCCCTTTCCTTGTGCAGACACTGGGCATTGGTGTGAGGCCATTTATTGCAGCTCTGGTCAACAATATGTGGCGCTCCACAACTCCCGAGGAAGTTCTTGCCATCTTTCTTCTTGAATTGAAGGCCCTGGTGGAAATGCATCTCAAGCATCCAGTGAGGAATGCTGTTCTAACCATCCCAGTTGCATTCAGTCGCTTCCAGCAGACCAGGATCGAGAGAGCATGTGCAATGGCTGGACTGCATGTGCTGAGGCTTATGCCAGAGCCCACTGCTGTTGCTCTTTTGTATgctcagcagcagcagcagcttaTGCAAGATAACATGGGAAGTGGCATTGAGAAAATCGCCCTGATATTTAACATCGGTGCTGGCTATTGTGACGTTGCGGTGTCTGCCACTGCTGGAGGTGTTTCTCAGATAAGAGCACTCGCAGGTTGCACCGTTGGTGGAGAGGACATTCTTCAGAACGTAATGCGCCACCTTCTACCCGACTATGATAGCTTATGTGACAATGCTGGTCCAACCACGGACAGGATCAAGTCAATGGGTTTACTGCGGATGGCTACTCAGGATGCGATTCACAAACTGGCCTCCCAGGAAAGCACTGAGATCAATGCAGACCTGGGTAATGGCCTGAAAGTGTCCAAGCTGCTGAGTCGTGCAGAGTTTGAACAGGTGAACCAGGCGATCTTTGAGAAATGCGAGAGGATCATCAAGCAATGCCTGTCAGatgcaaagttaacgccagaggACATCAACGATGTGATCTTGGTTGGAGGGTGTTCCAGAATTCCCAAGATCAGAAGCCTTGTCCTGGGATTGTGCAagaagggagactcttatggaaGCATCGACGATCTTGAAGCCGCTGTTTCAGGTGCTGCACTGGAAGGAGCCATTGCTTCAGGAGTCACCGACCCTTCAGGGAGCCTGGATCTGCTGACGATTCAGGCGACCCCGATGAACCTCGGGATCCGTGCCGACGGGGACGGCTTTGCAGCCATCATACCAAGGAACACCGCTGTCCCGGCTAGAAGGGACATGCTGTTCACAACAACGCAGGACAACCAGGCCGAGGCGCTGATCGCCGTCTACGAAGGCGAGGGGGAGCAGGCGGAAGAGAACCATCTCCTGGGGTACTTCAAGATCACCGGCATCCCGCCGGCGCCCAAGGGTGCCGTCGAGATCAGCGTCTGCATGGACATCGACGCCGGCAACGTCCTCAGGGTGTTCGCTGGGGTCGTGAAGCCGCAAGGCGAGGCCACCCCGCCGTTCATGGAGGTGAGGATGCCCACGCTGGACGACGGCCATGGCTGGTGCGGGCAGGCCCTGGCCAAGATGTACGGCAGCAAGCTCGACCTCGCTGTTCTTCCTAAGAAGCTGCACCCGTAA